The Suncus etruscus isolate mSunEtr1 chromosome 7, mSunEtr1.pri.cur, whole genome shotgun sequence genome includes a window with the following:
- the LOC126014192 gene encoding isopentenyl-diphosphate delta-isomerase 2-like: MSAAGHLDELQVQRLEEMCIVIDENDRILGAETKKNCHLRENIDKGLLHRGFSVLIFNTDDELLVQQRSDAKYTFPGHFSDSCSSHPLFTPEECEDKDKLGVRRAALRRLLAELGIPPDQICLQDIIFMTRIYHHSPSDEVWGDHEVGYLLLVRKNLTVKPDPREVKSYHYMSREKLAELLNRATRGQERVTPWFRTIVEGFLFRWWEHLKDVSQFVEPDTIHRPEGTRSPGQPPMEGGVGSLPPDTA, translated from the exons ATGTCGGCTGCCGGCCACCTGGATGAGCTGCAGGTGCAGCGGTTAGAGGAGATGTGCATTGTCATTGATGAAAATGACCGCATCCTCGGGGCTGAGACCAAGAAGAACTGCCATCTTCGGGAGAACATCGACAAAG GACTGCTGCACCGAGGCTTCTCCGTGCTTATCTTCAACACAGATGATGAGCTCCTGGTTCAGCAGAGATCGGACGCCAAGTACACGTTCCCAG GCCACTTCTCCGACTCATGCTCCAGCCACCCACTGTTCACCCCAGAAGAGTGTGAGGACAAGGACAAGCTGGGAGTGCGGCGAGCAGCCCTACGCCGGCTGCTGGCAGAGCTGGGAATTCCCCCTGACCAG ATCTGCCTGCAGGACATCATCTTCATGACTCGGATTTACCACCACAGCCCGTCTGACGAGGTCTGGGGGGACCACGAAGTGGGCTACCTCCTGTTGGTGAGGAAGAACCTCACAGTGAAGCCCGACCCCCGGGAAGTCAAGAGCTACCACTACATGAGCAGGGAGAAGCTGGCCGAGCTCCTGAACAGGGCGACAAGGGGCCAGGAGCGGGTCACACCCTGGTTCCGTACCATTGTTGAGGGCTTTCTGTTTCGTTGGTGGGAACACCTGAAGGATGTGTCCCAGTTTGTGGAGCCTGACACCATCCACAGGCCGGAGGGCACACGCAGTCCTGGCCAGCCCCCGATGGAGGGTGGAGTGGGGTCCCTGCCCCCTGACACAGCCTAA
- the LOC126014193 gene encoding LOW QUALITY PROTEIN: isopentenyl-diphosphate delta-isomerase 2-like (The sequence of the model RefSeq protein was modified relative to this genomic sequence to represent the inferred CDS: deleted 2 bases in 1 codon), protein MSAAGHLDELQVQRLEEMCIVIDENDRILGAETKKNCHLRENIDKGLLHRGFSVLIFNTDDELLVQQRSDAKYTFPGHFSDSCSSHPLFTPEECEDKDKLGVRRAALRRLLAELGIPPDQICLQDIIFMTIYHHSPSDEVWGDHEVGYLLLVRKNLTVKPDPREVKSYHYMSREKLAELLNRATRGQERVTPWFRTIVEGFLFRWWEHLKDVSQFVEPDTIHRPEGTRSPGSPQWRVEELCFEGQGL, encoded by the exons ATGTCGGCTGCCGGCCACCTGGATGAGCTGCAGGTGCAGCGGTTAGAGGAGATGTGCATTGTCATTGATGAAAATGACCGCATCCTCGGGGCTGAGACCAAGAAGAACTGCCATCTTCGGGAGAACATCGACAAAG GACTGCTACACCGAGGCTTCTCCGTGCTTATCTTCAACACGGATGATGAGCTCCTGGTTCAGCAGAGATCGGATGCCAAGTACACGTTCCCAG GCCACTTCTCAGACTCATGCTCCAGCCACCCATTGTTCACCCCAGAAGAGTGTGAGGACAAGGACAAGCTGGGAGTGCGGCGAGCAGCCCTACGCCGGCTGCTGGCAGAGCTGGGAATTCCCCCTGACCAG ATCTGCCTGCAGGACATCATCTTCATGACT ATTTACCACCACAGCCCGTCTGACGAGGTCTGGGGGGACCACGAAGTGGGCTACCTCCTGTTGGTGAGGAAGAACCTCACAGTGAAGCCCGACCCCCGGGAAGTCAAGAGCTACCACTACATGAGCAGGGAGAAGCTGGCCGAGCTCCTGAACAGGGCGACAAGGGGCCAGGAGCGGGTCACACCCTGGTTCCGTACCATTGTTGAGGGCTTTCTGTTTCGTTGGTGGGAACACCTGAAGGATGTGTCCCAGTTTGTGGAGCCTGACACCATCCACAGGCCGGAGGGCACACGCAGCCCTGGCAGCCCCCAATGGAGGGTGGA GGAGCTCTGCTTTGAGGGACAGGGCCTGTGA